Part of the Wolbachia endosymbiont (group B) of Eucosma cana genome, CTCTTGTACTATATCAAATTTCAACTATATTTGGTATTTCTATATGAATCCAATTCTTTTTCTCAGTTTGATAAATGGAATAACTTTTTTTCCTCACTTTCCATATTGCTCTCACTTCTTTTTTTATTGATTCGTTTTACCAAATGCTGCTTGTCCTTTGTATGCTGGATTCCTCAACATTCTACACACTGTACCTGAATGCCAATTTCTTCTGCCCTTTGGAGCAGTAATATGCCTTCTTGTAGTTTCTATAATGCACCCATTTGTCTAGACCATTTTTTTCAAAGTGATCCGATTTTTAAAATGAATATGTTGATAAATACGTCGACACACATTTAAAGTATTTATCAACATATTCATTTTAAAAATCGGATCACTTTGAAAAAAATGGTCTAGACAAATGGGTGCATTATAATCTTTGCACATTCGTATTCTGAGACTAATCCTTGTACTCCTAGCAATAATTTTGACTCTGGATTATTTTCAGTCTTATAATTTAGTTGTAATAGTTTAGACTTGATCTGACAGATTAACAAAGTAAGATAAAAATATAAATAAATTTTAAAGGAGTGTCAGATATGAGTAAAACACAAGAAAAAATACTAAAACCAAAGTTGGGGTTGCTAGAACTTGCAAAGCAATTAGGAAATGTATCACAGGCGTGTAGAGTAATGAAGGGATACATTTTACCGCTTCAAAGAGCTGTATGAAACAGGAGGGGAAAAAGCATTATACGAGATAAACAAAAGCAAACCATTACTTGCCAATAGAGTACCAAAGGATACAGAAGAAGCAGTAGTTAGTAGAGTTTCCAGCATATGGACAAGAAAGAGCAGCTAATGAATTAAAGAAAAAAGGAATTCTAATATCTGCTAGCGGCATAAGGTCAATATGGCAAACTCGAAAATTTTAAAAAGAGATTGAAAGCCCTGGAAGCAAAGGTGGTCCAAGACGGTATAATTTTAACAGAGGAGCAAGTTGCTGCTTTAGAAAAAACTAAGGAACAAAAAGAAGCCAATGGCGAAATTGAGACACAACACCCTGGATACTTAGGTAGTCAAGATACCTATTATGTAGGCAATATCAAAGGTATTGTATCAACAAACTTTTATTGACACCTACTCTAGAGTGGCTTTCGCTAAGCTTTATACGGAGAAAACTGCTATCACAGCTGCAGATCTTCTCAATATACCATTTTTTGATGAACAGAAAGTTCCATTGCTACGCATTTTAACTGATAGGGGTACAGAGTATTGTGGCAAACCAGGGAATCATGCGTACCAGTTATATTTGGGAGTAGAAAATATTGATCATTCTAGAACCAAAGCTTATTCTCCACAGACTAATGGTATATGTGAAAGGTTTCATAGAACTATGCAAGATGAATGTTACAATATTATCTTCAGGAAAAAGATTTATAGTACTTTGGAGGAGCTTCAGTTAGATTGGCTGCATTCTTACAACAGAACTAGACCTCATTCCGGTAAGTACTGCTATGCAGACCTTTTTTGATAGTATGCATATTGCTTACCAAAAAAATATTGATAACATTAAAATAGATTCTGATATCGGTTTTGACTTCGTCGATTCTTCTGTCAGTTAATTCATGCCTGTCAGATCAAGTCTAAACTATTACAGTTAAAGAATATTAATTATTTATGCTGCATAATGTATCTATAGGTTAGACGTAATTTATGAATGAAACACAACAATCACAGAAAAATATTCAATATAAAATGTTAATGGCGGCTGATAATTATAAAGCATTTAGAGAAGCTGCTGCTGAAGGTAATATTGAAACGTTGAAATTTCTATTGGACAGGGCGAAATTACTAGGTGTGCAGAATAAAATGTTGGCAGTTAATGATTATGAAGCATTTAGAGAAGCTGCCGGTAATGATAATGCTGAAGTATTAGAGCTTCTGCTGAATAGAGCAGAATTACCAGAAGAGCTACATGAAATGTTAGCAATGAAGAATTATGAAGCATTTAGAGAAGCTGCTGCTGAAAGTAATATTAAAGTATTGGAGTTTCTGTTGGACAGAGCAAAATTACTAGATGTACAGCATAAAATGTTGGCAGCTAATAATTATGAAGGATTTAGAAAAGCTGCTTATGCCGGGCACACTGAAGTACTGGAACTTCTATTAAATAGAACGGAATCATCAGATGTATAGCGTAAAATGTTGGTAGCTAATAATTGTGAAGCATTTAGAGAAGCTGCAAATGATGGTGGTGATATTGAAACGTTGGAGTTTCTGTTGGACAAAGCAAAATTACTAGATGTACAGCATAAAATGTTGGCGGCTAATGATTATGAAGCGTTTTGGGAAGCTATCAGTGAAGATAACATTAAAGTATTGAAGTTGCTGCTGGATAGAGCAAAATTACCAAAAGAACAACACGCAATGTTGGCGGCTAATAATTATGAAGCATTTAGAGAAACTGCTGCTGAAAGTAATATTAAAGCATTGGAGTTTTTACTGGATAGAGCAGGATCACCAGAAGAACGACATGCAATGTTGGTGGCTAATAATTGTCAGGCGTTCAGAATAGCTACCAGTGAAGGGAATATTGAAGTGTTGGAGCTGCTATTAAATAAAGCAGGATCACCAGAAGAACGACATGCAATGTTGGCGGCTAATAATTATGAAGCATTTAGGGTAAATGCTGTTCACGTTGATATTAAAGTGTTGGAATTTTTATTGGATAGAGCAGGACCACCAGAAGAACGACATGCAATGTTGGCGGCTAATAATTATGAAGCATTTAGAGAAGCTGCCGCTGAAGTTGATATTGAAGTATTGGAGTTTCTATTGGATAGAGCAGGATCGCCAGAAGAACAATATGCAATGTTAGCAGCTTACTTACAATCATAAAATGATTTACCATATAACTGGGAGCCATGCATCTTCTTCTGAGGAATTCAAGAAGATATGTCTTGAAACTGTGATAAGTTATAGTAGTAAGGAAATGCTTGATAAAGTGGAATCAAACCTTATTTCTTATAGTACCTGTCAAGAAACAGATGAATCTTATCAAGTAAAGAAGCGAAAATTTGAGGCAACAGAAGATTTATCAAAATCACAGCCAGGACCTTCTGGATATGAACCACCATCAAAGCATCCTCGGAGAAAAATTTCATGTGTAAATATTGAATCAGGAAATGGAAAAAGAGACAAAGCAACGAAATGCTGAGAAATGTTCAGAAAAGTATGTTAAGCCAAGAAATAAAATAATGAATTCATACAAACAAAAGTTCGCACGAATCAAGCGGTAGAACATACGATCTCAAAATAAAATCTTCTTACAATAGCTGGTTTTGGTTGCGGAAGTGATTGTGTTGTCTAAGTTATTAGTAATATATACTATTAAGTCAGTATTAATTCGTTAAGAACTTTCATTAAAGATTATCAAAAAAACTTCTAAATAGGGATTGACAAGTTTTAGAGATGGAGTATTTTATGAAAAGTATATTGAGCTATTAATTTTTTATGTATAATAAATATGATAGTGAAAATATTTTTCTTTATATTATGAGGTAGCTGTTTTATTCAGAAAAAGATTTTTTTCTTACTTTGAAATTGAGTGGTTTTTATCGAGGGTTAAATGATTAATGAATTATTTGCTGCTGTACGTAGTGGAGATGCTAATCAAGTTGCGGATCTTATCAATAAAGGGGATGATGTTAATGCCAGGGACAATAGAGGCAATACTCCTCTACATTTAGCTGTTCTTGCAGATAAATTACAGGTAGTAGAAAAGCTTATAGAGAGAGGAGCTGATATTAATGCTAAGAATAATCATGGCGCTACTCCTCTGCACTGGGCTGCTCTTAATCAGAATGTCAGTATAGTAGAAAAGCTTATAGAGAAAGGGGCTAATGTTAATGAGAAGAATAAATATGACAATGTCCCTCTGCACTATGCTGCTTTTTTTAATGGTTGCTTAGGTACAGCAGAAAAGCTTATAGAGAAAGGAGCCAATGTTAATGCTAAGAACAATGATGGCGCTACTCCTCTGCACTGGGCTGCTCTTCATGATAATTTACAAGTAGCTGGTCTTTTTATAAATAAGCGTGCTAATGTTAACGCTAAAGATGAGAATGGTTGGACACCTTTGCATACTGCAGCTGCTCGTGGCAATTTGGGTGTAGTTAAGCTCATTCTTGATAAAAGTGATTATGTTGATGCTAGAGGAGCTTTAGCCGTAGCAAATACGCTTAATGAAGAAAACAGCTTAGAAATACGAAACCTTCTAGAAGAAAGAATAAGAAGAAATGAAGAAATCACCCAACATCTTAACTTGCAAGAAGAAAGCAGCTCCCTATCA contains:
- a CDS encoding recombinase family protein, whose amino-acid sequence is MIETTRRHITAPKGRRNWHSGTVCRMLRNPAYKGQAAFGKTNQ